CCAGAGAGGTCGGGGACCCCGTTCTGGAAGCCCACGCCCACCTGCGCAAAGGATTCGTGGCGTTGTACGGGAGCAAGGATCTCAAGGAAGGGCTGAGACTCTGCCACGAGACGGCGATCGTCGGTGAACCGGCGAGCCATGTGCTCGTGGGCCTGGGGTTCCTGCATGTCGGTGAGGCGTACGCCATGCTCGGCGAACGCCGCGACTGCGAGAAGGCACTGGGAGCGGCGGAGGATGCCTTCGCCCGGATCCGCGATGACGATGAGGCCATGCACATGTTCTCGTTCTCGCAGTTCGACCGTATGGCAGGGTCCTGCTATCTGTTTCTCGGGGTGCACAACAGAGCTGAGGAGATCCTCGCCAGGACCGCGCGTGGGCTCGTCCAGTGGAAGAAGTCCCGGTCCATCGTGCTGGGAAATCTCACGCTGGCTCACATTCGTCAGGGAAAGCCGGAAGAAGCCTGCGGCACGCTCCACGAGGCGATCGACCTCGTGGAGGAGACGCGAGGCGGCGGCGGGCTGAACATCGCCTTCACCGCCGGGCGTGAACTGTCTCCCTGGCGGCACGAGCCGTGGGTGCGGGAAATCAGCGACCGTCTCTTCGCGCTCATGGCGGCGTAAGGGATTGGGAGACATGAGTCTTGACGAGGACAAGCAGGCCGTCCGAGAGCGTGTGTGGTCGGCCCTGATTGAAGGGGAGATCTCCACTCCCGACGCTCGTGGGTACATCCCCGACTTCGTGGGTTCCGACAAGGCCGCTGAATTACTCGCCGCGACTCCTCCGTGGCGGAAGGCGCGAACGGTGAAGGCCAACCCGGACACCGCCCAGCTTCCCGTCCGGGCGCGGGCGCTCGCCGACGGCAAGATCCTCTACATGGCGGTTCCGAAACTCGCCACGATCGAACCCTTCTACCTCATCGACCCGGCGCGCTCCGCGCTGCCTCCGGCTCAGGCGGCATCGAGCAAGGTCGCGTCAGACGCCAGCCCCAGGGTGGGGATCGAGGAGATGCGCCCGATCGACCTGGTGGTCTGCGGAACCGTCGCGGTCAACCGAGAGGGTGTCCGGCTCGGCAAGGGGGCGGGTTACTCCGACATCGAGGTGGGACTACTCATCGAGGCGGGCCTGGTGAGCGACCGGACAGTGATCGTGACCACCGTCCACTCGCTTCAGATGGTCGATGAACCTCTCCCCGAGGGGGAGCACGACTTCAGGGTGGATCTCATCGTCACGGAGAAGGACGTCATCGCCTGTCCGCCTCATCGCCGACCCGATGGTCTGATCTGGTCCAGCATGCCCACCGAGAAGATAGCCGCGATTCCTCTCCTGAGGGGACGTGCCAAGAACAGCCTCAGCTAAGAGAACACCTCTCGCCGGGACGGTCGAGGCATGCTCCACCATCGCGGAGCAGGGACCACTGACGAGCATGCGATCCCTGTTCTCAGCGGTCAGTCAACGACAGGTGCGAGCTCCGATGTCGCGGGGCGTCGCGCGTCCACCTCGATCTCGATTCTCATGCGGGGGTCGGCGAGGCCGCACACGAGCATCGTCGCGGCCGGGCGGACTTCGCCGAAGTGGCGGCGCAGGATCGGCCAGCAGGGCTCGAAGTCCTCGCGGTCGGGCAGCATGTAGCGCACCCGGACGACATCGGCGAAGGGGCAGCCCGCCTCGGTCGGCGCCGCCTCGATGTTGCGCAGGCACTGCTCGGCCTGCTTTACCACGTCCTCGGAGATCGTCATGGTCGCGTAGTCTTGACGCGCTCCCCGGCCTGAAGGCTGGGGATTCTCGCAGGTGCCGCTCATGCGGCACCCCGAAGGCTTCCTGCTTCATCGGCGTCTGCCACCGCGAGCGGTGGTCTTACGTCACCTCCACAAGCGTTTAACCTGTCCGCCCGCCCGGCGGCCAGAATGTTGATCGCCGCGTTGACGTCCCGGTCGTGGGCCGCGCCACAGGCGCAGATCCACGATCGGACGTTGAGCGGCATCGACTCGGCGATGGTTCCGCACGCCGAGCACAGCTTCGACGACGGAAACCACCGGTCGATCTTCGCGAAGGTTCGCCCATACTTGGCGGCCTTGTACTCCAGCATGGCGACGAACTGCGACCAGCCCGCGTCGTGCACGCTCTTGGCCAGCTTCGTACGCGCCAGACCGGACACCGCCAGGTTCTCCACATACACCGCTTGGTTGTCGCGGATGAATGCGGTGGAGAGTTTATGTGCCCAGTCCCGGCGCGTGTCGGTCACCTTGGCGTACGCCTTGGCGACCTTCAGTTTGGCCTTCTTGCGGTTCGCTGAGCCCTTCTGCGTGCGGCTCAGCGCTTTGTGCGCCCTGCGGAGCTTCTTGGCCGCCCGCCGCAGAATGCGCGGGTTGCTGATCTTCCGGCCGTCGGACAGCACCGCGAAGTGCGTGAGTCCCAGGTCGATGCCGACCTCGCCCGCGACACCCGGCAGGGGTGCATCGGCCGCCTCGACCACGAACGACGCGAAATAGCGGCCCGCCGCGTCCTTGACCACCGTCACCGACGACGGCTCCGACGGCAGGTCGCGCGACCAGCGGATGGACACGTCCCCGATCTTCGGCAGGCGCAGCTTCTCGCCCGGTGTGACGGCGAACCGGGCGTTCTTGGTGAACCTGATCGCCTGCCGGTTGTCCTTGCGGGACCGGAACCGGGGCGGGGCCACCTTGCGACCCTTGCGCTTCCCGGACAGGGAGGCGAAGAAGTTGCGGTACGCGGTGTTGAGGTCGGCAAGTGCCTGCTGAAGAACCACTGCTGAGACCTCACCCAGCCACGCGCGCTCCACAGTGAGCTTCGCCTGCGTGATGACCCGCTTGGACAGCTCCCCGTCGCAGACGTAGGGCAGGCCCTGCTCTCGGGCGTCCTGGCGTGCGCGCAGCCCGTCGTTGAACACCACGCGGGCGCACCCGAACGCCTGGGCCAGCGCGGCACGCTG
This region of Streptosporangium sp. NBC_01495 genomic DNA includes:
- a CDS encoding helix-turn-helix transcriptional regulator, giving the protein MPTRRQRLTQRRKSLGFSQESFAHAVGVERSTVVRWELGETEPRPWQRPKLAVILKVSLEELEGILAGYAKDVPGLDRLEFVLRNPVAVDLVAVAHLAQEVQRLTAEYDTAPSASLLAAAGQCHSHLSLLRNHAPNRRIRRELCVSIAESATLMGQLIWDASQRRDHAVSGRYFDQAVSAAREVGDPVLEAHAHLRKGFVALYGSKDLKEGLRLCHETAIVGEPASHVLVGLGFLHVGEAYAMLGERRDCEKALGAAEDAFARIRDDDEAMHMFSFSQFDRMAGSCYLFLGVHNRAEEILARTARGLVQWKKSRSIVLGNLTLAHIRQGKPEEACGTLHEAIDLVEETRGGGGLNIAFTAGRELSPWRHEPWVREISDRLFALMAA
- a CDS encoding 5-formyltetrahydrofolate cyclo-ligase; translation: MSLDEDKQAVRERVWSALIEGEISTPDARGYIPDFVGSDKAAELLAATPPWRKARTVKANPDTAQLPVRARALADGKILYMAVPKLATIEPFYLIDPARSALPPAQAASSKVASDASPRVGIEEMRPIDLVVCGTVAVNREGVRLGKGAGYSDIEVGLLIEAGLVSDRTVIVTTVHSLQMVDEPLPEGEHDFRVDLIVTEKDVIACPPHRRPDGLIWSSMPTEKIAAIPLLRGRAKNSLS
- a CDS encoding Rid family hydrolase produces the protein MSGTCENPQPSGRGARQDYATMTISEDVVKQAEQCLRNIEAAPTEAGCPFADVVRVRYMLPDREDFEPCWPILRRHFGEVRPAATMLVCGLADPRMRIEIEVDARRPATSELAPVVD
- a CDS encoding RNA-guided endonuclease InsQ/TnpB family protein, whose amino-acid sequence is MQLRYNYRVYPDADQRAALAQAFGCARVVFNDGLRARQDAREQGLPYVCDGELSKRVITQAKLTVERAWLGEVSAVVLQQALADLNTAYRNFFASLSGKRKGRKVAPPRFRSRKDNRQAIRFTKNARFAVTPGEKLRLPKIGDVSIRWSRDLPSEPSSVTVVKDAAGRYFASFVVEAADAPLPGVAGEVGIDLGLTHFAVLSDGRKISNPRILRRAAKKLRRAHKALSRTQKGSANRKKAKLKVAKAYAKVTDTRRDWAHKLSTAFIRDNQAVYVENLAVSGLARTKLAKSVHDAGWSQFVAMLEYKAAKYGRTFAKIDRWFPSSKLCSACGTIAESMPLNVRSWICACGAAHDRDVNAAINILAAGRADRLNACGGDVRPPLAVADADEAGSLRGAA